The Sesamum indicum cultivar Zhongzhi No. 13 linkage group LG2, S_indicum_v1.0, whole genome shotgun sequence genome contains a region encoding:
- the LOC110011595 gene encoding uncharacterized protein LOC110011595 isoform X2: MASNNALHVLVTILAFSYLFFFIDLATSRAILLDQESRPIPSPEDTFQMSKAENMREIMDMVEDEFFRSRMDLEIINRDYPGSGANNRHTPNPPVKD; encoded by the exons ATGGCCAGCAATAATGCCCTGCATGTATTAGTGACTATACTAGCTTTCTCTtacctttttttcttcattgatCTCGCAACTTCAA GGGCTATACTCCTTGACCAAGAAAGTCGACCTATTCCTTCACCAGAAGATACGTTTCAG ATGAGTAAAGCAGAAAATATGAGGGAAATCATGGACATGGTAGAGGATGAGTTCTTTCGCAGCAGGATGGATCTCGAGATTATCAACAGGGACTATCCTGGATCAGGAGCAAACAACCGTCATACGCCAAATCCACCTGTTAAAGACTAA
- the LOC110011595 gene encoding uncharacterized protein LOC110011595 isoform X1, translating into MASNNALHVLVTILAFSYLFFFIDLATSSNSFSPYWAILLDQESRPIPSPEDTFQMSKAENMREIMDMVEDEFFRSRMDLEIINRDYPGSGANNRHTPNPPVKD; encoded by the exons ATGGCCAGCAATAATGCCCTGCATGTATTAGTGACTATACTAGCTTTCTCTtacctttttttcttcattgatCTCGCAACTTCAAGTAATTCTTTTAGTCCTTATT GGGCTATACTCCTTGACCAAGAAAGTCGACCTATTCCTTCACCAGAAGATACGTTTCAG ATGAGTAAAGCAGAAAATATGAGGGAAATCATGGACATGGTAGAGGATGAGTTCTTTCGCAGCAGGATGGATCTCGAGATTATCAACAGGGACTATCCTGGATCAGGAGCAAACAACCGTCATACGCCAAATCCACCTGTTAAAGACTAA